From Bradyrhizobium erythrophlei:
AGTCCGCCGCCGTCCTGGCGTCGGCCTTCAGCGAGCCATCCATCATCACCGATGTGAAGCCGTATTGCAGCGCCGTGGCGCAGGTCGCCTCCTCGTTTCCATGGTCCTGATGCAGGCAGAGCGGAATCTGCGGATGCATCTCTTCCAGTGCATCCATCATCTTCGACAGCATGATGTCGCTGGCATAGGAACGCGCGCCCCGCGAGGCCTGGATGATGACCGGCGCATCGACGGCGGCCGCCGCCTCCATGATCGCAAGCCCCTGCTCCATATTGTTGATGTTGAACGCCGGCACGCCGTAGCCGCGCTCGGCGGCATGATCCAGCAATTGCCTCAGTGAAATTCGCGCCATCGGAACCTCCGTGTCATTGATCGCGTCCGGACTTTCATGCGCTGGCTGCAGCCATTTTCGAGCGCGCGATGCAGCGCAGCGCCGCCTTTGCAACGGCGTCCTCGGTGATGCCGAATTCGCGATAGAGCACCTCGGCCGGCGCCGACGCGCCAAAGCCGGTCATGCCGACAAATTCGCCGCCGTCGCCGAGCCAGCGCGCCCAATCGCCCTCGATTGCGGCCTCGACGCCGACTCTCGGAACCCGCCCGAGCACCGTTTCCCGATATTCGCGCGGTTGCTGGCGAAACAGATCGAAACAGGGGGCCGAGACGACGGCGGCGCGGATGCCGTCGCTCGCGAGCAGCTTCGCTGCCTTCAGCGCCACCGAAACCTCGGAGCCGGTCGCGACCAGGGTGACGTCGCGGCCGCCCTCCGGTTCGACCACCACATAGGCGCCGAGCGCGACCCGGTTGGTGTCGCCGGCAACTTCGCGGAATGTGGGGAGCGCCTGTCGCGACAGGCACAACACCGACGGGCTGGTTTGCGCCTGCAAGGCGCAATCCCAGGCCTCGGCGGTCTCGATCGCGTCGCCGGGCCGAAACACCAGCAGGTTGGGAATCGCCCGCAGCGACGCCAGATGCTCAACCGGCTGATGCGTGGGGCCGTCCTCGCCCAATCCGATCGAATCATGCGTCATCACATGAATAACGCGAATGCGCATCAACGCCGCCAGCCTGATCGCGGGGCGGCTGTAGTCGGCGAAGGCGAGAAACGTGCCGCCATAGGGAATGAAGCCACCATGCAGGGCGATGCCGTTCATCGCCGCCGCCATGGCGTGCTCGCGAACGCCATAGTGAATATAGCTGCCTTCGAGGGAATCGCGCCGCACCGGCTGGTGCGTCCTTGCCCGCGTCAGATTGGAGTGGGTCAGATCGGCCGAGCCGCCGACCAGATTCGGCAACGCCTCCGCAATCCCGTCGATCACGAGCTGCGACGCCTGCCGGGTGGCGATATTGGGTTGCTCGGCGGCAAAGCGATCGCGCAGCAGCGCTATCGCCTGGGCGTAGCCGCAAGGCAGATTTCGATTCAACGCATCGTGAAACGGCGAACGCCCGAGCGAATTGATGCACCTGGTCCGCTCGATCCAGCTCCGGCGCGCGGCGTGCCCGCGGGCGCCGGCCTGGCGCCATTGATCGAGGACGGGTCGTGGAATCCGGAACGGTTCGTATGGCCAGTTCAGCGCGTCGCGGGCCTTTGCGACCTCGTCGGCGCCAAGCGGCGCACCATGTGCCTTTTCGGTGCCCTGACGGTTCGGCGCGCCGAAGCCGATCACCGTGCGGCAGGCGATGAGCGACGGAGCGTCGCTGCTTCGGGCACGATCGATGGCGGCCGCAATGGCATCGGGGTCGTGGCCGTCGATCCGGCACGCCGCCCATCCGGAGGCTTGGAAGCGCGCCAGCTGGTCATCCGAACATGACAGCGATGTCGCGCCATCGATCGAAATCTGGTTGTCGTCGAACAGCACGATCAGCCGGTTGAGCCGCAGATGTCCGGCCAGCGAGATCGCCTCGTGACTGAGACCCTCCATCAGGCAACCGTCTCCCGCGATCACGTAAGTGTGGTGATCGAC
This genomic window contains:
- the tkt gene encoding transketolase, with the translated sequence MTAHVLSCIPGRPDVSHAEMANAIRFLAIDAVEKAKSGHPGMPMGMADVATVLFSRFLKFDPADPAWPDRDRFVLSAGHGSMLLYALLHLTGYEGVSSDELRAFRQWGSKTPGHPEYGHTPGVETTTGPLGQGLATAVGMALAERLMNARFGNDCVDHHTYVIAGDGCLMEGLSHEAISLAGHLRLNRLIVLFDDNQISIDGATSLSCSDDQLARFQASGWAACRIDGHDPDAIAAAIDRARSSDAPSLIACRTVIGFGAPNRQGTEKAHGAPLGADEVAKARDALNWPYEPFRIPRPVLDQWRQAGARGHAARRSWIERTRCINSLGRSPFHDALNRNLPCGYAQAIALLRDRFAAEQPNIATRQASQLVIDGIAEALPNLVGGSADLTHSNLTRARTHQPVRRDSLEGSYIHYGVREHAMAAAMNGIALHGGFIPYGGTFLAFADYSRPAIRLAALMRIRVIHVMTHDSIGLGEDGPTHQPVEHLASLRAIPNLLVFRPGDAIETAEAWDCALQAQTSPSVLCLSRQALPTFREVAGDTNRVALGAYVVVEPEGGRDVTLVATGSEVSVALKAAKLLASDGIRAAVVSAPCFDLFRQQPREYRETVLGRVPRVGVEAAIEGDWARWLGDGGEFVGMTGFGASAPAEVLYREFGITEDAVAKAALRCIARSKMAAASA